The following are encoded in a window of Congzhengia minquanensis genomic DNA:
- the cysK gene encoding cysteine synthase A yields the protein MARIFHSADELIGRTPLLELSHIEQEHRLSARILAKLEYFNPAGSVKDRVAMAMLDDAEKKGLIDAGTVIIEPTSGNTGIGLASVAAARGYKIIIVMPETMSVERRQLMKAFGAELVLTDGAKGMNGAIEKANQLMSQFPNSFIPSQFTNPANPEIHRLTTGPEIWEDTDGKVDIFVAGVGTGGTITGVGEFLKSKNPAISIVAVEPAASAVLSGGAAGPHKIQGIGAGFVPKVLNTEIYDEIIQVENSAAFAAGKSVGRKEGILVGISSGAAVFAAVELAKRPENAGKTIVTLLPDTGDRYLSTPMFD from the coding sequence ATGGCAAGAATTTTTCATTCGGCAGATGAACTTATCGGCAGAACGCCGCTTTTAGAGCTTTCCCACATTGAACAGGAACACCGCCTATCGGCGCGGATTCTGGCAAAGCTGGAATATTTTAATCCGGCCGGCTCGGTGAAAGACCGGGTGGCCATGGCCATGCTGGACGACGCGGAAAAGAAAGGTCTAATTGACGCGGGCACAGTAATCATTGAGCCCACCAGCGGCAACACAGGCATTGGCCTTGCATCGGTTGCGGCGGCAAGAGGCTATAAAATTATTATTGTTATGCCGGAAACCATGTCGGTTGAGCGCCGCCAGCTCATGAAGGCCTTTGGCGCAGAGCTTGTGCTTACTGACGGGGCAAAGGGCATGAACGGTGCAATTGAAAAGGCAAATCAGCTCATGAGCCAGTTTCCCAACAGCTTTATCCCCAGTCAGTTTACCAACCCGGCCAACCCGGAAATTCACCGCCTTACAACAGGGCCGGAAATTTGGGAGGACACCGACGGTAAGGTAGATATTTTTGTGGCCGGCGTAGGTACAGGCGGCACCATTACCGGCGTGGGCGAGTTTTTAAAGTCGAAAAATCCTGCCATCTCCATTGTGGCAGTGGAACCGGCGGCTTCCGCCGTGCTCTCCGGCGGTGCGGCCGGGCCCCACAAAATTCAGGGTATTGGCGCGGGGTTTGTGCCTAAGGTGCTGAACACCGAAATTTATGATGAAATTATTCAGGTGGAAAACAGTGCAGCCTTTGCGGCGGGAAAATCCGTCGGCAGAAAAGAGGGCATTTTGGTAGGCATTTCCTCTGGTGCAGCGGTGTTTGCTGCGGTGGAGCTTGCAAAACGGCCGGAAAACGCAGGGAAAACCATTGTTACCCTGCTGCCCGACACCGGCGACCGGTATTTGTCAACCCCCATGTTCGACTAA
- a CDS encoding amidoligase family protein, giving the protein MFSNKFGIEIEFTGITREQAAKVAAEFLGGSPCRAGGYYGTYTVTAPDQRVWKFMSDGSINCQKKQGSRIVNAGGSYSVELVSPVLTYREDIAALQGLVRRLKKAGGFANDSCGIHVHLDGGSHTPRSLWNFVNLVASRNDLFYKALQIPAERMRYCKKMDAYMVQKLNEVKPKTFEAIEQVWYSQYRGIRDTHYHDSRYHFLNLHSFFHGNRTVELRGFNSTLHAGKVRAYIVFALAMNHQALTQKYASYRKVQSENEKFAMRVYLVRIGLSGDEFKSCRQHLYEHLDGNAAWRYGSKENCRSRRRCPDEA; this is encoded by the coding sequence ATGTTCAGCAACAAGTTCGGGATCGAGATCGAGTTCACCGGCATCACCCGGGAACAGGCGGCCAAGGTCGCCGCAGAGTTCTTAGGCGGTTCCCCGTGCAGGGCTGGCGGTTATTACGGCACTTATACCGTGACCGCGCCGGACCAGCGTGTCTGGAAGTTCATGTCCGATGGCAGCATCAACTGCCAGAAGAAACAGGGCAGCCGGATCGTCAATGCCGGAGGCAGCTACAGCGTGGAGCTGGTCAGCCCCGTCCTTACCTACCGTGAGGACATCGCTGCACTCCAAGGGCTTGTCCGCCGTCTCAAAAAGGCCGGAGGCTTTGCCAACGACTCCTGCGGCATCCACGTCCATCTGGACGGCGGCAGCCATACGCCCCGGAGCCTGTGGAACTTTGTGAACCTCGTTGCTTCCCGCAACGACCTGTTCTACAAAGCTCTCCAGATTCCTGCGGAGCGGATGCGTTACTGCAAAAAGATGGACGCCTATATGGTGCAGAAGTTGAACGAGGTCAAGCCCAAAACCTTCGAGGCCATCGAGCAGGTCTGGTATAGCCAGTATCGCGGAATCCGCGATACGCATTACCACGACAGCCGCTACCACTTTCTCAATCTGCACAGCTTCTTCCACGGCAACCGCACGGTGGAACTGCGAGGCTTCAACAGCACACTCCACGCCGGAAAGGTGCGGGCCTACATCGTGTTCGCTCTGGCAATGAATCATCAGGCGCTGACACAAAAGTATGCCAGCTACCGAAAGGTACAGTCCGAGAACGAGAAGTTCGCCATGCGGGTGTATCTCGTCCGTATCGGTCTCTCCGGCGACGAGTTCAAAAGCTGCCGCCAGCACCTATATGAACACCTGGACGGCAACGCCGCCTGGCGTTACGGCTCCAAGGAGAACTGCAGAAGCAGAAGGAGGTGCCCCGATGAGGCTTAG
- a CDS encoding recombinase family protein translates to MKITELPAKPKEQKITRVAAYARVSSDKDAAFHSLEAQTECYEQYVAAHPDWQLVGIYSDNGISGTTINRPEFQRMLQDCRDGKIDLVVTKSVTRFARNTVILLETIRELKRLGVDTYFEKEDMHSISPDGELLVTLLAMYAEEEARSASENQRWRIVKRFENGEPWVGKMLGYRLEDCRLVVVPEEAEIVRQIFSDYLSGMGIYRIVKKLIHQGVTPANGNKWGHSSIHGILTNEKYTGNMILQKTYREDFRDRTYRKNRGERRKYYVEHSHEAIIDQETFDKVQEEMAQRAAKYNHSKQNDQIHLFCGLLQCGNCGRYYRYRHSNVKKYDRVIWVCPSYYTLGKDICPAQSILEEILIAKTKEVLTTDELNREILQERIEKIIVPAHNHLRYILRDGTEVEVEWQHRSRSEGWTPEMREVARQRALARHQKEEK, encoded by the coding sequence ATGAAGATAACAGAATTACCAGCGAAACCAAAGGAACAGAAAATTACCCGCGTCGCGGCCTACGCTCGTGTTTCGTCCGATAAAGACGCCGCGTTTCATTCACTAGAGGCACAGACGGAATGCTATGAACAGTATGTCGCCGCCCATCCGGACTGGCAGCTTGTTGGAATTTACTCGGACAACGGGATTTCTGGGACGACCATCAACCGCCCAGAGTTTCAGCGTATGCTACAGGACTGCCGGGACGGAAAGATCGACCTTGTGGTCACCAAATCCGTGACCCGGTTCGCCCGGAATACGGTGATCCTGCTGGAGACGATTCGCGAGCTGAAACGGCTGGGTGTGGACACCTATTTTGAGAAAGAGGATATGCACTCCATTAGTCCAGACGGTGAGCTACTGGTTACGCTCCTCGCCATGTACGCCGAGGAAGAAGCACGCTCTGCCAGCGAAAACCAGCGTTGGAGAATCGTCAAGCGGTTTGAAAACGGCGAGCCGTGGGTTGGTAAAATGCTCGGCTACAGGCTGGAAGATTGCCGGTTGGTCGTTGTGCCGGAGGAAGCTGAAATTGTCCGGCAGATTTTCTCGGATTACCTTTCTGGTATGGGGATATACCGTATCGTAAAGAAATTAATCCACCAAGGAGTAACTCCTGCCAACGGCAACAAATGGGGACATTCTTCAATCCATGGCATTCTCACAAACGAAAAGTACACTGGAAATATGATTCTCCAGAAAACTTACCGCGAAGATTTCAGAGACAGAACCTATCGGAAGAATCGTGGCGAGCGGCGTAAATATTATGTAGAGCACAGCCACGAAGCTATAATAGATCAAGAAACCTTTGACAAAGTTCAAGAAGAAATGGCGCAAAGGGCCGCGAAATACAACCATTCAAAGCAAAATGACCAAATCCATTTGTTTTGCGGTCTGCTACAGTGTGGGAATTGCGGACGTTATTATAGGTATCGCCATTCGAATGTCAAAAAGTATGATAGAGTTATTTGGGTGTGTCCAAGCTATTATACTCTCGGGAAAGATATCTGCCCAGCGCAGAGTATTTTGGAGGAAATTCTGATTGCTAAAACGAAGGAGGTACTGACCACAGATGAATTAAACCGGGAGATTCTACAGGAGCGAATAGAGAAAATCATCGTCCCCGCTCACAATCATCTTCGTTACATCCTGCGGGATGGTACGGAGGTAGAGGTAGAATGGCAGCACCGCTCTCGTAGTGAGGGCTGGACACCGGAAATGCGGGAGGTGGCTCGTCAGCGAGCTTTAGCCAGACACCAAAAGGAGGAAAAATGA
- a CDS encoding virulence protein gives MKTTAGSMSTSSLPAKKVEVIIVTIYYNVTGSERKRLAQALGTITLWEPVYAGAPSFAYKVGNYTVDKNGAITCPASATQEMIDQIIAKLKEEGFTPESVEGDAFSVFLPCNLFTPEALDRLREIIGGKAPLFRRAFQNEHISFEIEEDKLCFPWFHLHGLDSEAEAYSRFICALGKMARERHRITARPYTGTNDKFAMRLFLVQLGLKGPKYKQTRKILLMNLSGNSAWKNGAPERGDER, from the coding sequence TTGAAGACCACCGCCGGGAGTATGTCCACTTCATCTTTACCGGCGAAGAAAGTTGAGGTGATCATTGTGACCATTTACTACAATGTCACCGGCAGTGAGCGCAAACGGCTGGCACAGGCCCTTGGAACGATTACACTCTGGGAGCCGGTCTATGCCGGAGCGCCCAGCTTCGCCTACAAGGTCGGTAACTACACCGTGGATAAAAACGGTGCAATCACCTGTCCAGCTTCGGCTACACAGGAGATGATCGACCAAATCATCGCAAAACTTAAGGAAGAGGGCTTTACCCCGGAATCCGTTGAGGGGGACGCATTTTCCGTTTTTCTGCCGTGTAATCTGTTTACGCCGGAGGCGCTGGATCGGCTGCGGGAGATCATCGGCGGCAAAGCGCCGTTGTTCCGCAGGGCATTCCAAAACGAGCATATCTCCTTCGAGATAGAAGAGGACAAGCTCTGCTTTCCGTGGTTTCATCTGCACGGCCTGGACAGCGAAGCGGAGGCTTACAGCCGCTTTATCTGCGCCCTCGGCAAGATGGCGCGGGAGCGGCACCGGATCACCGCGAGGCCCTACACTGGCACCAACGACAAGTTCGCCATGCGGCTGTTTCTCGTACAGCTTGGGCTGAAAGGTCCGAAGTACAAGCAGACCCGGAAGATTCTTCTGATGAACCTCTCCGGCAACAGCGCGTGGAAAAACGGTGCGCCGGAAAGGGGTGACGAAAGGTGA
- a CDS encoding PocR ligand-binding domain-containing protein, with protein MSLKIDTQNLKDVLVLFHTLTGIRLVIYDDEFQKIMAYPEEKCAFCRQMRQTPELSEKCLESDKAAFVRCKAEKDIVFYNCHAGLVECVAPIKNSRRIIGYVMFGQITDMKDKGKLKDSVGVLLNKYGLLCDISNIKYKSKRQILAASKLLEICTNYILMKDIVESDDSLIVKKVKEYIDVHLSEQIEILDLCKCTGISRTKLYDTFSKSCGFGIASYIKEVRLQKARGLLKETELSVAEVSACVGFDDYNYFSRVFKSKFGISPRNYRK; from the coding sequence ATGAGCTTAAAAATTGATACGCAAAACTTAAAAGATGTTTTGGTTCTGTTCCATACGCTGACAGGAATTCGGCTTGTGATTTATGACGACGAATTTCAAAAAATTATGGCCTATCCGGAGGAAAAGTGCGCTTTTTGCCGTCAAATGCGGCAAACGCCGGAGTTGAGCGAAAAATGTCTTGAAAGCGACAAGGCCGCCTTTGTCCGCTGCAAGGCGGAAAAGGACATTGTATTTTACAACTGCCACGCAGGTTTGGTGGAGTGTGTGGCTCCTATAAAAAACAGCCGCCGGATTATTGGATATGTCATGTTCGGGCAGATTACGGATATGAAAGACAAGGGAAAACTGAAAGATTCTGTGGGCGTGCTTTTAAACAAGTATGGACTTTTGTGCGACATCAGCAATATTAAATATAAAAGCAAACGGCAGATTTTGGCGGCGTCAAAGCTTTTGGAAATCTGCACAAATTATATTTTAATGAAAGACATTGTAGAGTCGGACGACAGCCTGATTGTAAAAAAGGTGAAAGAATATATTGATGTGCATTTGTCGGAACAGATTGAAATTTTGGACTTGTGCAAATGCACGGGCATCAGCCGGACAAAATTGTATGACACATTTTCTAAAAGCTGCGGTTTTGGCATTGCCTCTTACATCAAAGAGGTTCGGCTTCAAAAAGCCCGCGGACTTTTAAAGGAAACCGAGCTTTCGGTTGCGGAGGTTTCCGCCTGCGTGGGGTTCGACGACTATAACTATTTCAGCCGGGTGTTTAAAAGTAAGTTTGGCATTTCCCCCAGGAACTACCGCAAATAG
- a CDS encoding DUF4314 domain-containing protein: protein MNGFPSRETVERLRMTYPKGTRVELISMSDPYAKLKPGDRGTVSFVDDIGTVFVRWDCGSGLGIAYGEDHIRKI from the coding sequence ATGAATGGTTTTCCAAGCAGAGAAACGGTGGAACGTCTGCGGATGACGTATCCCAAAGGCACACGGGTAGAACTCATCTCGATGAGCGATCCCTATGCCAAGCTGAAACCCGGAGACCGGGGGACAGTCTCGTTTGTGGATGACATCGGTACGGTGTTCGTTCGCTGGGACTGCGGTTCCGGCCTCGGCATCGCCTATGGCGAAGACCATATCCGCAAAATTTGA
- a CDS encoding FGGY-family carbohydrate kinase yields the protein MRIGGLDIGTSGCKVVLFDETGIAVQSAYREYDVNRRNGLHEIDAEAVWEAVKTVLKETACEEIGAIAVTSFGETFVMLDENDRPVGPSMLYTDPRGEAECAFLTERLGAESMAYRTGTNPHQMYSLPKIMWIKQNLPQEFCRVKRILLMQDFVVYKLCGIAQIDYSLASRTLCFDIEKKCWDKDILNCAGVDGRLLSTPVPSGTAAGTVQAELAEELGLSKRLCIVTGCHDQIAAMTGAAVFEEEAAMDGTGTVECVPVVMDAVPKNYELYQLGYAAAPHINGKFACYALSYAGGATLKWFRDNFSQMPYDEMDKQVPAGPSGLLILPHFAGAATPYMDINAKAAVIGLTFEHTKFDFYKALMEGTAFEILLNLETLKRFAIAPKELVATGGGARSDVWLQIKADILGLPVTALQGEEIGAAGTAYLAGKTLGLFSGGMAPVKRKTFYPNAENHAQYLKQFETYRKLYSSIKNLNERGQET from the coding sequence ATGCGAATTGGCGGATTAGACATTGGAACAAGCGGCTGTAAGGTGGTTTTGTTTGACGAAACCGGCATAGCCGTGCAGTCGGCCTATCGGGAATATGACGTAAACAGGAGGAACGGCCTGCACGAAATTGATGCTGAAGCCGTGTGGGAGGCGGTAAAAACCGTGCTGAAAGAAACAGCCTGTGAAGAGATAGGGGCTATTGCCGTTACCAGCTTTGGAGAGACCTTTGTCATGCTGGACGAAAACGACAGGCCCGTTGGACCGTCGATGCTATACACCGACCCCAGGGGCGAGGCGGAGTGCGCATTTCTTACGGAACGGCTGGGCGCGGAAAGCATGGCCTATCGGACGGGCACAAACCCCCACCAGATGTATTCGCTGCCAAAAATTATGTGGATTAAGCAAAACTTGCCCCAGGAGTTTTGTAGGGTGAAACGGATTTTGCTAATGCAGGATTTTGTGGTTTACAAACTTTGCGGAATTGCGCAGATTGACTACTCCCTGGCGTCGCGCACCCTTTGCTTTGACATAGAGAAAAAATGCTGGGACAAAGATATTTTAAACTGCGCAGGCGTTGACGGGCGGCTTTTGTCTACCCCCGTCCCCTCAGGAACGGCTGCCGGAACTGTTCAGGCGGAGCTGGCAGAAGAGCTTGGGCTTTCAAAAAGACTTTGCATTGTAACCGGCTGCCACGACCAGATTGCCGCCATGACAGGCGCGGCGGTGTTTGAAGAGGAGGCGGCAATGGACGGCACAGGCACGGTGGAATGTGTGCCTGTGGTGATGGACGCCGTTCCGAAAAACTATGAATTGTATCAGCTGGGCTATGCCGCCGCGCCCCACATAAACGGCAAGTTTGCCTGCTATGCACTGTCCTACGCCGGGGGCGCCACCTTAAAGTGGTTCCGGGACAATTTTTCTCAAATGCCCTATGACGAAATGGACAAACAGGTGCCGGCCGGCCCGTCGGGGTTGCTGATTTTGCCCCACTTTGCAGGGGCGGCCACGCCGTATATGGACATTAACGCAAAGGCGGCGGTAATCGGCCTGACCTTTGAGCATACAAAGTTTGATTTTTACAAGGCACTGATGGAGGGAACAGCTTTTGAAATTCTGCTGAATTTAGAAACCCTGAAACGGTTTGCCATTGCGCCAAAAGAGCTGGTTGCAACAGGCGGGGGCGCGCGGTCCGACGTTTGGCTGCAAATTAAGGCGGATATTCTGGGACTTCCCGTAACAGCGCTGCAAGGCGAAGAAATCGGCGCGGCGGGAACGGCCTATCTTGCCGGAAAAACGCTGGGGCTGTTTTCCGGCGGCATGGCGCCTGTAAAACGCAAAACTTTTTATCCCAACGCGGAAAACCACGCACAGTATTTAAAACAGTTTGAAACATACCGCAAACTATATTCTTCCATCAAGAACTTAAACGAAAGGGGACAAGAAACATGA
- a CDS encoding DUF5049 domain-containing protein, which translates to MTETIREQIMAIRDSGETNMLDAHMVQVIANREGYYELVCFIEDHRREYVHFIFTGEES; encoded by the coding sequence ATGACGGAAACCATCCGTGAACAGATCATGGCCATCCGCGACAGCGGCGAAACCAATATGTTGGATGCCCACATGGTACAGGTCATCGCCAACCGCGAGGGCTACTACGAGCTGGTGTGTTTTATTGAAGACCACCGCCGGGAGTATGTCCACTTCATCTTTACCGGCGAAGAAAGTTGA
- a CDS encoding recombinase family protein — protein MSTERKVTIIEPISQKVAAESTTVPDKLRVAAYARVSTEQDEQQSSYEAQVDFYTRYIQSNPNWEFVSVFADEGITGTNTKKRDGFNLMIQKALNGEIDLILTKSISRFARNTVDTLQTVRELKAAGVEVIFEKENLHTFDPKCEVMLTIMSSLAQEESRSISENVRWGKQKSMRDGKVTMAYSHFLGYRKGADGRPEIVEEEAIIIRKIYDLFLSGKAINEIASFLTEMDIPTPAGKAKWSVSTVRSILSNEKYKGDALLQKTYTVDYLTKEVRKNDGEVAQYLVQNSHDAIIEPEVFDKVQELLAEYSKRRAKVRTNHPFAGKIICGDCGGFYGHKVWRLRSTGERYNVWYCNHKYDGNEICDSPRLRETEIKAAFEKMLQSCGDLTPIYTDERWNELVQSVRVYKGNHLIFTLTSGEIVKITL, from the coding sequence ATGAGCACAGAACGCAAAGTTACGATTATTGAACCAATTTCGCAAAAAGTAGCTGCGGAAAGCACTACTGTGCCGGATAAGCTGCGCGTTGCTGCCTATGCTCGTGTCTCTACGGAGCAGGACGAGCAGCAGTCCAGCTATGAGGCCCAAGTGGACTTCTATACCCGCTACATTCAGAGCAACCCTAACTGGGAGTTTGTATCCGTATTCGCAGATGAGGGCATCACTGGCACTAACACGAAGAAGCGGGATGGCTTTAATCTGATGATTCAGAAAGCCCTGAACGGTGAGATTGACCTTATTCTCACCAAATCCATTTCCCGTTTTGCCAGAAACACCGTGGATACGCTCCAGACGGTTCGCGAGCTCAAGGCCGCCGGTGTGGAGGTGATCTTTGAAAAAGAAAACCTACATACCTTCGACCCCAAATGCGAGGTGATGCTCACCATCATGAGCTCGCTGGCACAAGAGGAAAGCCGCTCCATCAGTGAAAACGTCCGTTGGGGAAAGCAGAAAAGTATGCGGGACGGCAAGGTTACTATGGCATATTCCCATTTCCTCGGCTATCGCAAGGGAGCGGACGGCAGACCCGAGATTGTTGAGGAAGAGGCTATTATCATTCGGAAGATATATGACCTTTTCCTATCTGGAAAGGCCATCAACGAGATTGCCTCATTCCTTACAGAGATGGACATCCCAACGCCAGCAGGCAAGGCCAAATGGAGTGTCAGCACCGTCCGAAGTATCCTCAGCAACGAAAAATACAAGGGTGATGCTTTGCTCCAAAAGACCTATACGGTAGACTATCTCACCAAGGAGGTTCGCAAGAATGACGGCGAAGTGGCACAGTATTTGGTGCAAAATTCTCATGATGCAATCATAGAGCCTGAAGTTTTCGATAAGGTTCAGGAGCTGTTGGCGGAATACTCAAAGCGCCGGGCTAAAGTGCGCACCAATCACCCGTTTGCCGGTAAAATCATCTGTGGGGATTGCGGCGGGTTCTATGGCCACAAGGTCTGGCGTCTGCGCAGTACAGGCGAACGCTACAACGTTTGGTACTGCAACCACAAGTATGACGGCAATGAGATATGCGACTCTCCGAGGCTCCGAGAAACCGAAATAAAAGCCGCATTTGAAAAGATGCTGCAAAGCTGCGGTGATTTGACCCCTATATACACCGATGAGCGATGGAATGAGCTTGTTCAATCCGTCAGGGTTTATAAAGGCAATCATCTCATCTTCACCTTAACGAGTGGTGAGATAGTAAAGATCACCCTCTAA
- a CDS encoding class II fructose-bisphosphate aldolase has translation MIVSLSDILKTAEAEQIAVGAFNTPNLESLFAIIKGAEELNKPVIIMHAQVHEEMGLCKLFDMAPLMVFMADRASVPVCVHLDHGTDLGYLNRALELGFSSVMYDGSELTLEQNLANTAIAVKMAGRYGASVEAEIGSMGAREAGEGGGESIYTDPQTAKTFVEKTGVDALACAFGTAHGIYLETPKLDFERLEKIHELIDVPIVMHGGSGVSREDYLKVIERGVRKINYYTYMAKAGGTAVQNLPDKTFFHDIAVCAEKAMREDVKNAIKTFSKL, from the coding sequence ATGATTGTATCATTGTCAGATATTTTAAAAACCGCGGAGGCGGAGCAAATTGCTGTCGGCGCTTTTAACACACCGAATTTAGAAAGCCTGTTTGCCATTATAAAGGGAGCGGAGGAGCTTAACAAGCCCGTCATCATTATGCACGCCCAGGTGCACGAGGAGATGGGACTGTGCAAGCTGTTTGACATGGCGCCGCTTATGGTGTTCATGGCGGACAGGGCCTCGGTTCCTGTGTGCGTACATTTAGACCACGGAACCGACCTGGGCTATTTAAACCGCGCCCTTGAACTGGGCTTTTCCTCGGTGATGTATGACGGTTCAGAGCTAACCCTGGAGCAAAACCTTGCCAACACCGCCATTGCGGTGAAAATGGCCGGCCGCTACGGCGCTTCGGTAGAGGCAGAAATTGGAAGCATGGGCGCAAGGGAAGCGGGAGAAGGCGGCGGAGAGAGCATTTACACAGATCCGCAAACCGCCAAAACATTTGTTGAAAAAACTGGAGTCGATGCGCTGGCCTGCGCCTTTGGCACGGCCCACGGCATCTATCTGGAAACGCCAAAGCTGGATTTTGAAAGGCTGGAAAAAATTCACGAGCTGATTGATGTGCCCATTGTAATGCACGGCGGCTCCGGTGTGAGCCGCGAGGACTATTTAAAGGTAATTGAGCGCGGCGTGAGAAAAATTAACTATTATACCTACATGGCAAAAGCCGGCGGAACGGCTGTTCAGAACTTACCGGACAAAACCTTTTTCCACGATATTGCCGTCTGCGCCGAAAAGGCCATGCGGGAAGACGTAAAAAATGCGATTAAAACGTTTTCAAAACTGTAA
- a CDS encoding replication-relaxation family protein: MNEDHKTSKNQLSTPVSSPSNRPSLRPEFGGEKVAGTSEISEAKGGGSIPLQGIASHPAAARPVKSKNTKLTRQQLEGIEARLSARDHAVLQAIRKYRFLTSTQIGRLYITNCSTKTSQTRQQNLLLQRLGGHGLIRPLERRVGGYGGGSTVQVWHLTEAGQRLLVLHDPGAQPRKRFSEPSALFLHHTLAIAECAVQLICLCRDSEDLSLELVDTEPSCWRKYRDDNRTCYLKPDLFAVTSYDGYEDRWFIEMDLGSESMTQVSEKCNGYLRYYYTGLEQKATEMFPLVVWIVKDSQRKENLKACIRENLQGHPKMFLVITPDELEKMLRQFIDAKELC, from the coding sequence ATGAACGAAGACCATAAAACAAGCAAAAATCAACTATCTACCCCTGTTTCCAGCCCATCCAATCGCCCATCCCTCCGCCCGGAGTTCGGCGGCGAGAAAGTGGCGGGAACATCGGAGATTTCTGAGGCAAAAGGAGGCGGCTCTATCCCCTTACAGGGGATAGCATCCCACCCGGCGGCGGCCCGCCCCGTCAAGTCCAAGAACACCAAGCTGACCCGCCAGCAACTGGAGGGAATCGAGGCGCGGCTGTCCGCCCGTGACCATGCCGTTTTGCAGGCCATCCGCAAATATCGCTTCCTCACCTCCACCCAAATCGGGCGGCTGTATATTACGAATTGCAGCACCAAAACCTCGCAGACCCGGCAACAGAATCTTCTGCTTCAGCGGCTCGGCGGCCACGGCCTGATCCGTCCGCTGGAGCGCCGGGTAGGAGGGTACGGCGGTGGCTCCACGGTGCAGGTCTGGCATCTCACCGAGGCGGGACAGCGGCTGCTCGTCCTGCACGACCCCGGCGCACAGCCCCGCAAGCGGTTCTCCGAGCCGTCCGCGCTGTTCCTGCACCATACCCTCGCCATTGCCGAGTGCGCGGTTCAGCTGATCTGCCTCTGCCGGGACAGCGAAGACCTCTCGCTGGAGCTGGTAGATACGGAGCCCTCCTGCTGGCGCAAATACCGTGATGACAACCGCACCTGTTACTTGAAGCCGGACCTCTTTGCGGTCACGAGTTATGACGGCTACGAGGATCGGTGGTTCATTGAGATGGATTTGGGCAGCGAGTCTATGACGCAGGTGTCGGAAAAATGCAATGGGTATCTCCGCTATTACTACACCGGTTTGGAGCAGAAGGCCACCGAGATGTTCCCGTTGGTAGTGTGGATCGTGAAGGACAGCCAGCGCAAGGAAAACTTAAAGGCCTGTATCCGGGAGAACCTGCAGGGGCATCCCAAAATGTTCCTCGTGATCACCCCGGACGAGCTGGAGAAAATGCTCCGCCAGTTTATTGACGCCAAGGAACTCTGCTAA